One stretch of Nitratiruptor tergarcus DSM 16512 DNA includes these proteins:
- a CDS encoding PIN domain-containing protein produces MIVIDTNIVLRYLLQDDAKMFEEVKDIIENQEILILGEVVAEVIYVLRGVYDVQKKEIVDSLQLLFEYPNITLLPKKYYIIDALRLYTIKNLDFVDALLCSMSQDYMIKTFDKKLQKCVVKK; encoded by the coding sequence ATGATAGTAATCGATACTAATATTGTTTTGCGTTATTTGCTGCAAGATGATGCAAAAATGTTTGAAGAAGTGAAAGATATCATCGAAAATCAAGAGATATTAATTTTAGGTGAAGTGGTGGCAGAAGTAATTTATGTTTTAAGAGGTGTATACGATGTTCAGAAAAAAGAGATTGTTGATTCGTTGCAGTTGCTTTTTGAATATCCAAATATCACTCTTTTACCAAAGAAGTATTACATTATAGACGCCCTTAGATTATATACAATAAAGAATTTAGATTTTGTAGATGCATTACTTTGCTCAATGTCACAAGATTATATGATTAAAACATTTGATAAAAAACTGCAAAAATGTGTGGTAAAAAAATAA
- the csx2 gene encoding TIGR02221 family CRISPR-associated protein encodes MKEKILISILGKGQYQKENQKYNYSLTSYKIEDKIIQSKLVGDALRRLYNPDKIFIVGTVESLWNLADEYIKDYEKVIIPFGKNSEEFWKIFEVLTSLDVDNSEIYFDITHGFRSLPLFISTILQFFKNFKNAEVKGVYYGIFEAKEENITPIVNMLPFIELNQWIESANIFKKYGDGREIAQLISKKIREHKGDEEYHPISSLANKFDIYTKSVGFAAADIYLETIKEIEEKLEKVENVPNDIKSFSFIIDELKKETKNFDFNLPKWQLYLILSDVLFHKNRYAQALTILRETLHYYIIEELNLLEQGYKIRDIDSSIGYILKYQQHFFKKEFIKLVEQIKDLRNLANHAFIGEKGGKKSLKKSIEHLQNYINQANKVLQEAPIIDKSNFKLFLLNELEKKKRKYHK; translated from the coding sequence ATGAAAGAGAAAATACTTATCAGTATACTTGGAAAAGGGCAATATCAAAAAGAAAACCAAAAATATAATTATAGTTTGACATCCTATAAAATAGAAGACAAGATAATTCAAAGTAAATTGGTCGGTGATGCTTTAAGGAGATTATATAATCCTGACAAAATTTTTATTGTAGGAACTGTAGAATCCTTGTGGAATTTGGCTGATGAATATATAAAAGATTATGAAAAGGTAATTATCCCATTTGGAAAAAACAGTGAAGAGTTTTGGAAAATATTTGAAGTTTTAACAAGTTTAGATGTTGATAATAGTGAAATATATTTCGATATTACTCATGGATTTCGCTCCTTGCCTCTTTTTATATCTACTATATTGCAATTTTTTAAAAATTTCAAAAATGCTGAAGTAAAGGGAGTGTATTACGGTATATTTGAAGCCAAAGAGGAAAATATAACACCTATTGTCAATATGCTTCCATTTATCGAACTTAATCAATGGATAGAGTCTGCAAATATTTTTAAAAAATATGGCGATGGCAGAGAAATAGCTCAATTGATTTCTAAAAAAATAAGAGAACATAAAGGAGATGAAGAATATCATCCAATCAGTTCATTGGCGAATAAATTTGATATCTATACAAAAAGCGTCGGTTTTGCCGCTGCTGATATCTATTTAGAAACAATTAAAGAAATTGAAGAGAAATTAGAAAAAGTTGAAAATGTACCTAATGATATAAAATCGTTTTCATTTATAATCGATGAATTGAAAAAAGAAACTAAAAACTTTGATTTCAATTTACCAAAGTGGCAACTCTATCTTATACTATCTGATGTATTGTTTCATAAAAACAGATATGCTCAGGCTCTTACTATTTTACGTGAAACGCTTCATTATTACATTATTGAAGAACTTAATTTATTGGAACAAGGTTATAAAATCCGAGATATTGATTCATCAATAGGATACATATTGAAATATCAGCAGCATTTTTTTAAAAAAGAGTTTATCAAGCTTGTTGAACAAATTAAAGATTTGAGGAATTTGGCCAATCACGCATTCATTGGAGAAAAAGGTGGTAAAAAAAGTCTAAAGAAAAGCATTGAACACCTTCAAAATTATATCAATCAAGCAAATAAAGTTTTACAAGAAGCTCCTATTATAGATAAAAGTAATTTCAAGCTATTTCTTTTAAATGAACTGGAAAAAAAGAAGAGAAAGTATCACAAATGA
- a CDS encoding WYL domain-containing protein produces MNYLTADEIILAIGLTVTKSRKLLAFLMYIQKHRKFCIKHLAELLQTSVRNVQRLKAEIEEFFQISFIPTTKGCYALPQTLAIGDLLPSKRDFGEYEKFIDVLILTNSPFLQYLGFCPNNIIKKDDKIFFIKEPPFEELIATKHLQILKSAIYFKKYIDIVYKSDKTYYFSKVKPLKIVFAENNWYLAILSKDPINNGFKFLRINFIQEITQHPNTFKTPAEVDYFFKNFQSLFTSYNEPFFPVTVKVDAEVARHFKVKKFLKSQKILKEHEDGSLLIEYNINNDNEILLLAKRWLPHMRIISPAYLQKELENLLLKFLNDNN; encoded by the coding sequence TTGAACTATTTAACAGCTGATGAGATTATTTTGGCGATAGGATTGACAGTGACTAAAAGCAGAAAACTCCTTGCATTTTTGATGTATATTCAAAAACATAGAAAATTCTGTATCAAACATCTTGCAGAATTGCTTCAAACTTCTGTGCGAAATGTACAGAGGTTAAAAGCTGAGATTGAAGAGTTTTTTCAGATTTCATTTATCCCAACTACAAAAGGCTGTTACGCATTGCCGCAAACGTTGGCTATAGGGGATCTTCTGCCTTCAAAAAGAGATTTTGGAGAGTATGAAAAATTTATAGATGTTTTGATTTTGACCAATAGCCCTTTTTTACAATATCTTGGCTTTTGCCCAAACAATATAATTAAAAAAGATGACAAAATATTCTTCATCAAAGAGCCTCCTTTCGAAGAGTTAATAGCTACAAAACATTTGCAGATCCTCAAAAGCGCAATCTATTTCAAAAAATATATCGATATAGTCTATAAATCTGATAAAACGTATTATTTTAGTAAAGTAAAACCGCTTAAAATTGTTTTTGCAGAAAATAACTGGTATTTGGCGATTTTGAGCAAAGATCCTATTAATAATGGTTTTAAATTTTTAAGAATCAATTTTATTCAAGAAATAACGCAACATCCGAATACATTTAAAACACCAGCAGAAGTAGACTATTTTTTCAAAAATTTCCAATCTCTCTTTACAAGTTATAATGAGCCATTTTTTCCTGTAACTGTAAAAGTTGATGCAGAGGTTGCAAGGCATTTTAAGGTAAAAAAGTTTTTAAAATCTCAAAAAATTCTCAAGGAGCATGAAGATGGTTCGTTGCTCATAGAATACAATATAAACAACGACAATGAAATTCTCCTTTTGGCCAAGAGATGGCTTCCTCATATGAGAATAATATCCCCTGCATATCTTCAAAAAGAGCTTGAAAATCTTCTATTAAAGTTTCTAAACGACAATAATTGA
- the csx20 gene encoding CRISPR-associated protein Csx20, which yields MKKLLLFFSHKLIPEQIKAAKEMGIEEFVYLPPDLQTLFSNVPPDLESLRNYAKPLVDFLQENTKKGDFALIQGDFGLCCILVNEAKKLGVVPVYATTKRIVKERNIDDKVAKYSEFQFVRFRRYE from the coding sequence ATGAAAAAATTACTTCTCTTTTTTTCCCACAAACTGATACCTGAACAGATTAAAGCTGCAAAAGAGATGGGAATAGAAGAGTTTGTCTATCTTCCGCCAGATCTTCAAACGCTTTTTTCCAATGTGCCGCCTGATCTTGAAAGTCTGAGAAATTATGCGAAGCCTCTAGTCGATTTTTTGCAAGAGAATACCAAAAAGGGAGATTTTGCTCTCATTCAAGGAGATTTTGGACTTTGTTGCATTCTTGTAAATGAAGCTAAAAAGCTGGGAGTAGTGCCAGTTTATGCTACCACGAAACGTATTGTAAAAGAGAGAAACATTGATGATAAAGTTGCAAAATACTCTGAGTTTCAATTTGTGAGATTTAGGAGATATGAGTGA
- the cas2 gene encoding CRISPR-associated endonuclease Cas2, with product MKRSDYLICYDISNPKRLRKIAKLLEQECIRIQYSIFLAKKATKEEIYAIADKLTELIDPDEDDVRIYKIKDHGIYMGVAYDLKEIFLIR from the coding sequence ATGAAAAGAAGTGACTATTTGATCTGCTATGACATTAGCAATCCAAAAAGACTTCGCAAAATTGCAAAATTATTAGAGCAAGAATGTATAAGGATCCAATACTCTATCTTCCTTGCAAAGAAAGCAACTAAAGAGGAGATTTATGCGATAGCTGATAAACTTACCGAACTTATTGATCCAGATGAGGACGATGTAAGAATATACAAAATCAAAGATCATGGTATATACATGGGTGTTGCGTATGATTTGAAAGAGATATTTCTCATACGGTAA
- the cas1 gene encoding CRISPR-associated endonuclease Cas1, with protein MNRVIIDRASSIEIKSTVLVIDNEMKLPLKAIDYLILSHRTDISLKDIATIAKNDTAILIVTTNPKEFIHIQKKYNKNAHLKEAQYHALVKRVEIAKFILEAKIHKSYETLKHFNLNFEKGKILKELQKAKDLQTLLGIEGSLAKEYFKHYFTLFPKILAKGQRSKNPPLDPVNALLSYVYTIFYFEISTWLHFYGFEPLIGYLHTSFRDHLALSSDILEFFRAEIDKFVAYQFLDKHLTIQDFSKNKKSVLLTHNGRKKLWTNLKIFIEGQESAIKQTLATMRDIIEKNSSLNQMPK; from the coding sequence ATGAATAGAGTCATCATCGATAGAGCGTCATCAATAGAGATAAAAAGCACTGTTTTGGTAATAGACAATGAGATGAAGCTCCCATTGAAGGCTATAGATTATCTCATACTCTCACATAGAACCGATATTTCACTCAAGGATATTGCAACAATTGCCAAAAATGATACTGCAATCTTGATAGTAACTACAAACCCAAAAGAGTTTATCCATATTCAAAAAAAATATAACAAAAATGCGCACCTCAAAGAGGCTCAATATCACGCTCTTGTCAAAAGAGTAGAAATTGCAAAATTTATTCTTGAAGCGAAGATCCATAAATCATACGAAACGCTCAAGCACTTCAACCTCAATTTTGAAAAAGGAAAAATTTTAAAAGAACTGCAAAAAGCAAAAGATCTTCAAACCCTTTTAGGAATTGAGGGTAGTTTGGCAAAAGAGTACTTCAAACACTATTTTACGTTATTTCCAAAAATTTTAGCCAAAGGGCAAAGAAGTAAAAATCCGCCTCTTGATCCGGTAAATGCTCTGCTATCCTATGTATATACTATCTTCTATTTTGAAATATCAACATGGCTTCATTTTTATGGTTTTGAGCCACTTATTGGCTATTTACATACCTCTTTTAGAGATCATTTAGCTTTGAGTTCAGATATCTTAGAGTTTTTCAGAGCTGAAATTGACAAGTTTGTAGCATATCAATTTCTCGATAAGCATCTTACAATTCAGGATTTTTCTAAAAATAAGAAAAGTGTACTGCTAACGCACAATGGAAGGAAAAAGTTATGGACAAATCTCAAGATTTTCATAGAAGGCCAAGAGTCAGCAATAAAGCAAACCCTCGCAACAATGAGAGATATTATCGAAAAAAACTCATCATTAAATCAAATGCCAAAGTAA
- the cas2 gene encoding CRISPR-associated endonuclease Cas2: protein MKTKLYLICYDIADKKRLYKVRKVVYSFAFGGQKSAVESYLSQKDLEKLIRKLFLRMDAEVDRINIVEVEKDAILLGKAKQLPFDKGTVVI, encoded by the coding sequence ATGAAGACTAAACTCTATCTTATTTGTTATGACATAGCAGATAAAAAGCGACTCTATAAGGTAAGAAAAGTAGTTTACTCTTTTGCCTTTGGCGGGCAAAAGAGTGCAGTGGAGAGTTATCTATCACAAAAAGATCTCGAAAAATTGATAAGAAAACTCTTTTTGAGAATGGATGCTGAAGTTGATAGAATCAATATTGTTGAAGTTGAAAAGGATGCTATTTTGCTCGGCAAAGCAAAGCAGTTGCCTTTTGACAAAGGAACAGTTGTTATATGA